The following proteins are encoded in a genomic region of Bubalus kerabau isolate K-KA32 ecotype Philippines breed swamp buffalo chromosome 15, PCC_UOA_SB_1v2, whole genome shotgun sequence:
- the LIN7C gene encoding protein lin-7 homolog C: MAALGEPVRLERDICRAIELLEKLQRSGEVPPQKLQALQRVLQSEFCNAVREVYEHVYETVDISSSPEVRANATAKATVAAFAASEGHSHPRVVELPKTEEGLGFNIMGGKEQNSPIYISRIIPGGIADRHGGLKRGDQLLSVNGVSVEGEHHEKAVELLKAAQGKVKLVVRYTPKVLEEMESRFEKMRSAKRRQQT, from the exons ATGGCGGCCCTGGGGGAGCCCGTGCGCCTGGAGAGGG ATATTTGTAGAGCAATTGAATTGTTGGAAAAACTGCAAAGAAGTGGCGAGGTACCACCACAGAAACTTCAGGCTCTACAAAGAGTCCTTCAGAGTGAATTCTGCAATGCTGTAAGAGAG GTATATGAACATGTCTACGAGACTGTGGACATCAGTAGCAGTCCTGAAGTGAGAGCTAATGCAACTGCAAag GCTACCGTTGCTGCATTTGCTGCCAGCGAAGGGCATTCTCATCCTCGAGTTGTTGAGCTACCAAAAACAGAAGAAGGCCTTGGATTCAATATTATGGGAGGCAAAGAACAAAACTCTCCAATCTATATCTCTCGAATAATTCCAGGTGGAATTGCTGATAGACATGGGGGCCTCAAGCGAGGAGATCAGCTCCTTTCTGTTAATGGAGTG AGTGTTGAAGGAGAGCATCATGAAAAAGCTGTAGAGCTGCTGAAAGCGGCGCAGGGAAAGGTTAAATTAGTAGTGCGGTACACACCCAAGGTCTTGGAAGAGATGGAGTCACGCTTTGAAAAAATGCGATCAGCAAAACGCAGGCAACAGACCTAA